A stretch of Ipomoea triloba cultivar NCNSP0323 chromosome 13, ASM357664v1 DNA encodes these proteins:
- the LOC116002510 gene encoding probable serine/threonine-protein kinase PBL23, whose protein sequence is MLDCFSYCTGEDPTDKALREGSIHDFRGMTLTSFANISLKSDSNRRKYIAEEVGKFGKGNISAQAFTFQELNDTTQKFNPDFLLGEGGFGKVYKGHLETKNIDIAVKQLDRNGFQGNREFLVEVLLLSLLHHPNLVNLIGYCCDGEERILVYEFLENGCLEDHLLDLKPGKPHLDWKTRMKIAEGAARGLEYLHETANPPVIYRDFKASNVLLDKTKLGPTGDQTHVSTRVMGTYGYCAPEYASTGQLSTKSDVYSFGVVFLEMITGRRVIDNARPSEEQNLVLWVLAPSQLKV, encoded by the exons ATGTTGGATTGCTTCTCTTATTGCACGGGAGAGGACCCAACCGATAAAGCGTTGAGAGAGGGCAGCATTCATGATTTCAGAGGCATGACCCTGACTTCATTTGCCaatatttctttaaaatctG ATAGCAACAGGAGAAAGTATATAGCTGAAGAAGTAGGAAAATTTGGAAAAGGGAATATTTCAGCCCAGGCTTTTACATTCCAGGAATTGAATGACACAACCCAAAAGTTTAACCCTGATTTCTTGCTTGGTGAAGGAGGTTTTGGCAAG gTGTACAAAGGCCACCTAGAAACCAAAAATATT GATATTGCAGTCAAACAGCTTGACAGAAATGGTTTTCAGGGAAATAGGGAGTTCCTTGTGGAAGTTCTACTGCTGAGTCTTCTCCACCACCCTAACCTTGTAAACTTGATTGGATACTGCTGTGATGGCGAAGAGCGCATATTAGTATACGAGTTCCTGGAAAACGGCTGCCTCGAAGATCATCTTCTTG ACCTAAAACCTGGTAAACCGCATCTAGATTGGAAAACGAGGATGAAAATAGCCGAGGGAGCAGCAAGAGGGCTTGAATACCTACACGAAACAGCCAATCCTCCAGTAATTTACCGCGACTTCAAAGCATCCAATGTACTTCTAGACAAAACCAAGCTAGGTCCAACCGGGGATCAAACGCATGTCTCCACCAGGGTCATGGGTACCTATGGCTATTGTGCGCCTGAATATGCCTCCACTGGTCAGCTTTCCACCAAGTCTGACGTTTACAGCTTTGGGGTCGTGTTCTTGGAGATGATCACTGGGAGAAGAGTCATCGATAACGCTAGACCAAGTGAAGAACAGAACTTGGTTTTGTGGGTActtgctccatctcaactaaaagtctaa